One region of Serinus canaria isolate serCan28SL12 chromosome 25, serCan2020, whole genome shotgun sequence genomic DNA includes:
- the LOC115484108 gene encoding LOW QUALITY PROTEIN: erythroblast NAD(P)(+)--arginine ADP-ribosyltransferase-like (The sequence of the model RefSeq protein was modified relative to this genomic sequence to represent the inferred CDS: inserted 1 base in 1 codon) produces MAPLAQTLALLALAMATMAVDVIPLDMAQDSFDDQYRGCGPAMKAALLALNTSEFKQNKKFAEVWVKAAXEWQSWGPPESPLSPDQATAIMAFTMTDPSLFNDAVRVVGRSRQEYRDNFHFKTLHFLLTQALETLRDALKGQCQDVFLKVCDTRFEAQLGDTVRFGLFMPMFPRKPIGECSGDTMLELHTCHGVEIQFFTEHPEERVVLIPPFETFKVTQYTREGDKTQIQLRSTGTFSKYNCEWLRGSSVPRAPFHLGGLLQATTALAVATRLL; encoded by the exons ATGGCCCCCCTGGCCCagaccctggcactgctggcactggccATGGCCACCATGGCTGTCGATGTGATCCCCCTGGACATGGCCCAGGACTCCTTTGATGACCAGTACCGTGGCTGTGGCCCTGCCATGAAGGCGGCACTGCTGGCCCTCAACACCTCCGAGTTCAAGCAGAACAAGAAGTTTGCTGAGGTTTGGGTAAAAGCTG AGGAGTGGCAGAGTTGGGGTCCCCCTGagtcccctctgtccccagacCAGGCCACCGCCATCATGGCCTTCACAATGACTGACCCCAGTCTATTCAATGATGCCGTGCGCGTGGTCGGGCGCTCCCGCCAGGAATACCGGGACAACTTCCACTTCAAAACgctgcatttcctgctgacCCAGGCCCTGGAGACGCTGAGGGATGCTCTGAAAGGGCAGTGTCAGGACGTGTTCCTGAAGGTGTGTGACACCCGGTTCGAGGCACAGCTTGGTGACACCGTCCGGTTTGGTCTCTTCATGCCAATGTTCCCGAGGAAACCAATTGGCGAGTGCTCCGGTGACACAATGCTCGAGCTGCACACGTGCCATGGTGTGGAAATCCAGTTTTTCACCGAACATCCGGAAGAGAGAGTGGTGCTGATCCCACCCTTCGAGACCTTCAAGGTCACACAATACACCCGGGAAGGGGACAAGACACAGATCCAGCTCCGCTCCACCGGGACCTTCAGCAAATACAACTGCGAGTGGCTGCGAG GTTcgagtgtccccagggctcctTTCCACCTCGGAGGACTCCTCCAGGCCACCACAGCCTTGGCAGTGGCCACCAGGCTCCTCTGA